The DNA segment tctaaaaaaaaagaatggctcacTATGCCTAACCTGTTTGTGGAAACAATATGGTTTATGCTAAATCCTGCTTTCTTGCTGGAAGTCTTGAGTTTTGGTTTGTGCTAGGCAGAGGGTGCTTATGTGACCTGTCCCCAATAAAACCCTAGGCAATGAGTCTCTAATGGGTTTCCTTGGTAGACAATATTTCATACAACTTGATGGGGTTCCCACTGAAAATCAAAGCTTTATTGGTCAAGATTGGAGGTTGCTAGAGCCCAAACTCACTATTCTGAACACTAATAAAGGGAAAGAAccaagcatttatcctgccttttaCTACGAACAGCATTTCAGAGTAACCATATAGGGATGAGGAAAAGGTCTTCTTCATTGAAGAATTCCAGCTAATAAAGGCCAAAGGAAATAATGGATCTAAGCAACGATCAGTGGATGCTAAAACCATTTAGGTGAAAGAGttataaaatgaagattttatAACAGAGGGATCAGCTATTATCACCTGAACCCAGGTATCTTAGAATCTCTGTGTGACAACCAGACACCAAGTGCTGATTGATGACATGGAATAAGAAGTACACAGCACTAGCTATGAGGTGCTCTCACTAAATAACTTGATCTGAATCGAATCAAGCCTCTAAACTGAATTTCTTGTTGACAGGAGATATGCGGAACAAGGGAACATGTCAAATGACACCACAGAGAAGCAATCAGCCAAATCCTGGATGTGGATGTGGCACACGACAATGACCTGCTTTCTCCAGCAAACCAAGGTCGTGAGAAAATTGGGAGTGGGGTGGTGGAAGGAGGGTACAGAGCTACAGAATACAGAGACCTATAGAACAAGAGTCAAAACAAGAAGAAAGCCAATCTGATCGTGTCACCCTCTTCCTTAAAACCCCTGGGGACCCGCCACTCCTCTGGCTGTTCTCATCGTGTCCTTTCTGTGCTCTGGCCACAGTCACCTGCATTCAGTTCCTAGACCATTCCTTCATTCCTCGGGTCCTTACACATGCAGTTCCCTCTCCTTGGGGGAGGGCGGAcaacccagcccctgccccagtgtAAGATTAGGTCCTCCCCCCTTGTTATACACCCTCACAGTACTCTGTACTTCTCAGGGAAACATGTGTATTTGTTTCATATCTGCCCTTCTCCCAAAGACTAGAAGTTCCTTGAGGGCACACACCACATCTTTCAGCAGagtctgacacacagtaagtatGTGCTAAATAAAAATCTGCTTAACGCACATGTGAACAAATAAGGTATGAACCATATGGCCCAATGCTACCAGGTGGGAATTTAGGGACACTCTAAATCAATAAAACCCCGCATAATCCCTGCTAGCCTTCATTGCTGTGATATCTATTTTCAGTACCTAGAACCCAGTCTGAGGAGAGGAGGCTCACAGGGAAGGACTCACCGCCTCGTGGGACTTGGGAATGGGTACAATGATGGCCAGTACACAGATGAGCTGGAAGATGGCCCCCAGGAAGAGTCCATATCGCAGCAGGTTCTCCAGGAATGTGGGTTCAGGCACCTCGGGAGGGGAGAAGTCCAGGTCGGAGGCCATGGCCCCAGCTGCCTGCTGCCTGAGGTCCCCTCCGATTCACCGCTCTCCAGAGCCAACTTCTAAATGCAAAGAGTTAATGTCATGTTTCTACAACTGACGTTTAAATGGTTTCACTTCCACCAACACACCCACATACATGCAAGAATATATAAAGCAACTGCGATGAAATGTTAACATGGAGAGTCATTGGaccattctttcaacttttttgtatgtttgaaatttttccaaaaatgaagttacaggagataaataaataaatgcaaacatttcaacaaaaatctcaaatcaacatACATTTGCTGAAGGCCTGCTCTGtttcaggttttatttatttgttcatttatacatccagtcattcattcaacaaatacttattgaacaccAAGCACTGAAGAGTAAAACAGACAAATCCCTGCTCTCTCGGGGCAGAGGCGGACAAAGAACACATCCAGATAGGACATGCCATCTAGTGATAACTGTTTTGAAAAAAGCTTCAGAAGGGCATCATTTTACTTTGTATAGGGTGACAGGAAGGGCCTCTCTGAAGAAGAGACAGGAATGAAGTGACAGAGATAGGAAGTATGAGACTGAGCCAGTGGAGAATCTCAGGGAAgcatattccaggcagagagaaaagcaagtgTAGAGGCCTCAGGGCAGGGATATGAGTCCAAAATGGTCAGAGGGGCGTACAGGAGGGAGAGTAGAAGGTGAAATCAGAAGGAGGGGCGACTGACCTTGTAGGACCCTAACACTCCTGATTTGATTGAGCAAAATGTAAAGCCACAGAAGGGTTTTGGGCAAAAAAGTGACATAATctgatttacacttttttttttggccacaccacatggcttgtgggatcttagttccccgaccagggactgaacccaggcccctggcagtggaagcagagtcctaaccactggaccaccagggaattccctgatttacattttaaacggGGTGGGGGGGTACAGAGTGGACATAGGGAGACCAGTGAGGGAGCTACTACCAGTAACCCAAATAAGAGATGCTCGGGACATGGACAACAGGGGCAGTGGTAGCAGGTCCGGTCTCAACCCACCTGTCTAGTCTCTCACTTCACCACAGTCTCCCACTCCTAATACCCTGGTCGAGCTGAAAGGCCTGCCTGTAATTCTCCAAGAGCACTGAGCTCTTTCAAATCCTGGGCCTCTACCCAAGTGGCACACTCTGCCAAGAATGCCCTTTCCCATTACGACTGCTTGGCAAAGCCCCTACTCTACCTCCAAGGCTGAGCTCGTGCCCCCGCTCCCCAGCATGTCTTTCTTACTGCCCTCCTCCTACCCTGGTAGGACTGAACTGCTCCCCCTCTACCACAGCACCCACGAGTGGCTTCCTTTGGCCCAGCCCAATGAGAAAGGGGAAAACTTACTTGGGCACCAGGCccacctgactccaaagccctttGTGTTTTCAGAGATCTGTGCCACAAGGCAACTTTCCACTAAATCTGAGCTGTCCAGTATGGTGGCCCTGAGCCCCATGTGGCTATGGAGAGTTGAAACACAgctagtccaaactgagatggCTGCTCAGTTAGGTCCACACTCAATTTAGAAGGTAGTATAAACATAAGAATGtatcaatagggcttccctggtggcacagtggttaagaagccgcctgacaatgcaagggaacggattcgagccctggaccgggaagatcccacatgccatggagcaactaagcccgtgtgccacaactactgagcctgcactctagagccgcatgccacaactactgaagcccacacgcctagagcccatgctctgcaaaaagagaagccatcgcaatgagaagcctgtgcagtgcaatgaagagtagcccctgctcgccgcaaatacagaaagcccgtgcatggcaacaaagacccaatgcagccaaaaataaataaaaataaaaataaattaattttttaaaaaagaacatatcaataaaatatctcattaacagTGTTTTATACTAACtgcatgttgaaataatatactgggttaaataaattattaatttcatcTGATGCTGAAAAAGAACTAAGCTGGAGGattcattttctgatttcaaaacttagtataaagctacaataatcaaaacagtgtgatactggcataaggatCTAGGCCAATGGAACGGAATgaagagcccagaagtaaatccccacatatatagtcaactgatttctgaacaagggtgccaagaccatccAATGGGGAAGGATAGTCTTGTCAagaaatagtgctgggaaaattggatatccacatgcaaaagaatgaactgaacccttatcttacaccgtatacaaaaattaactcaaaatggatcaaagaactaaagagctaaaactattaaacttatagaagaaaatataggagaagtCTTCACGACATTGAATTTGGCAATGACttcttagatgtgacaccaaaccacaggcaacaaaagaaaaaataaattggacttcgtcagaattaaaaacttttgtgcatcaaagggcactatcaaaagagtgaaaagacatactggaaaacagtttggcaatttctaaAAAAGTTAaacgtagaattaccatatgatccagcaattccacccctaggtaTATGCCCAACAGAACTGAAAGCATGGACTCATatacttgtacaccaatgttcacagctacactattcacaatagccagaagatggaaacaaccaagagtctatcaacagatgaatggataaacaaaatgtggtatagacaAAGGACAAAGGACATTCAGCtactaaaatgaatgaaattctgatacatgctatatggatgaaccttgaaaacatgctaaatgaaataagcctgaCAGAAAAGGACAAGTATTGTATGATCCCACTCATTAGGTACCTAGAATTGGTAAATTCGTAGAGACAGAAACTAGAATATAGGTTacaggggatggaggaggggcaaTAGGGAGTcattgtttaatgagtacagagtttcagtctggaataatgaaaaagttctggaaacagTGCTGATGGTTACAcacactgtacacttaaaaatggttaaaatggtaaattttatgttatggatATTttaccacgcacacacacaaattgtacctgtttctttttactttctaaatgtggctactagaaagttttaaattacacACACGGCCTGCGTTATATTCCTATGGATGGCTCTGGGTTAAGAGACTATCCTAAAACCTTCCTTCACTTTGGCTCTGCGGCTTCACTGCTTTGCAACATTTTCCCAACATGACAGAGGAGTGACTAAAGGATGACAGAAACAACCTTCCAAGTGAACAGACTGGGGTTTGTGCAAATGCGCATTTGTCTACCTTTCAACCTAGTCACTTAGGAAGGTGATGTGCCCGAGCTGACAAGGTGGCCACTGTTTCCCACCACTTCTGTCTCCTTTGTGAATGGCTTTCAAAGCCTGaggctcacttcccccccccccccacaaaatcCTCAGAGCTGGCAGATCTTCATCCTCCCAGGAAGGATGTGATTT comes from the Delphinus delphis chromosome 15, mDelDel1.2, whole genome shotgun sequence genome and includes:
- the MANBAL gene encoding protein MANBAL — its product is MASDLDFSPPEVPEPTFLENLLRYGLFLGAIFQLICVLAIIVPIPKSHEAEAEPSEPRSAEVTRKPKATAPSANKRPKKEAKKKR